The following proteins come from a genomic window of Nicotiana tomentosiformis chromosome 12, ASM39032v3, whole genome shotgun sequence:
- the LOC104096187 gene encoding agamous-like MADS-box protein AGL9 homolog isoform X1, whose protein sequence is MGRGRVELKRIENKINRQVTFAKRRNGLLKKAYELSVLCDAEVALIIFSNRGKLYEFCSSSSMLKTLERYQKCNYGAPETNISTREALEISSQQEYLKLKARYEALQRSQRNLLGEDLGPLNSKELESLERQLDMSLKQIRSTRTQLMLDQLTDLQRKEHALNEANRTLKQRLMEGSQLNLQWQQNAQDVGYGRQTTQTQGDGFFHPLECEPTLQIGYQNDPIITVGGAGPSVNNYMAGWLP, encoded by the exons ATGGGAAGGGGTAGGGTTGAGCTTAAGAGAATAGAGAACAAGATCAACAGGCAAGTGACCTTCGCTAAGAGAAGAAATGGACTTTTGAAAAAAGCTTATGAGCTTTCTGTTCTTTGTGATGCTGAGGTTGCTCTGATCATCTTCTCCAATAGGGGAAAACTGTACGAGTTCTGCAGTAGCTCTAG CATGCTCAAGACATTAGAGAGGTACCAGAAGTGCAACTACGGAGCACCAGAGACCAATATATCCACACGAGAAGCACTG GAAATAAGTAGCCAACAAGAGTACTTGAAGCTTAAAGCACGTTATGAAGCATTACAGCGATCACAGAG GAATCTTCTTGGTGAAGATCTAGGCCCTTTGAATAGCAAGGAACTTGAATCACTTGAGAGGCAGCTTGATATGTCACTGAAACAGATTCGATCAACTCGG ACTCAGTTAATGTTGGATCAACTTACAGATCTTCAGAGAAAG GAACATGCATTAAACGAAGCAAATAGAACCTTGAAACAAAGG TTGATGGAAGGAAGCCAACTAAATCTGCAGTGGCAGCAAAATGCACAAGATGTGGGCTACGGCCGGCAAACAACTCAAACTCAGGGCGATGGCTTTTTTCATCCTTTGGAATGTGAACCCACTTTGCAAATTGG GTATCAGAATGATCCAATTATAACAGTAGG
- the LOC104096187 gene encoding agamous-like MADS-box protein AGL9 homolog isoform X2, with amino-acid sequence MGRGRVELKRIENKINRQVTFAKRRNGLLKKAYELSVLCDAEVALIIFSNRGKLYEFCSSSSMLKTLERYQKCNYGAPETNISTREALEISSQQEYLKLKARYEALQRSQRNLLGEDLGPLNSKELESLERQLDMSLKQIRSTRTQLMLDQLTDLQRKEHALNEANRTLKQRLMEGSQLNLQWQQNAQDVGYGRQTTQTQGDGFFHPLECEPTLQIGYNDPIITVGGAGPSVNNYMAGWLP; translated from the exons ATGGGAAGGGGTAGGGTTGAGCTTAAGAGAATAGAGAACAAGATCAACAGGCAAGTGACCTTCGCTAAGAGAAGAAATGGACTTTTGAAAAAAGCTTATGAGCTTTCTGTTCTTTGTGATGCTGAGGTTGCTCTGATCATCTTCTCCAATAGGGGAAAACTGTACGAGTTCTGCAGTAGCTCTAG CATGCTCAAGACATTAGAGAGGTACCAGAAGTGCAACTACGGAGCACCAGAGACCAATATATCCACACGAGAAGCACTG GAAATAAGTAGCCAACAAGAGTACTTGAAGCTTAAAGCACGTTATGAAGCATTACAGCGATCACAGAG GAATCTTCTTGGTGAAGATCTAGGCCCTTTGAATAGCAAGGAACTTGAATCACTTGAGAGGCAGCTTGATATGTCACTGAAACAGATTCGATCAACTCGG ACTCAGTTAATGTTGGATCAACTTACAGATCTTCAGAGAAAG GAACATGCATTAAACGAAGCAAATAGAACCTTGAAACAAAGG TTGATGGAAGGAAGCCAACTAAATCTGCAGTGGCAGCAAAATGCACAAGATGTGGGCTACGGCCGGCAAACAACTCAAACTCAGGGCGATGGCTTTTTTCATCCTTTGGAATGTGAACCCACTTTGCAAATTGGGTAC AATGATCCAATTATAACAGTAGG